A genomic segment from Pirellulales bacterium encodes:
- a CDS encoding helix-turn-helix domain-containing protein, with product MPKSKPLDTVPRFAAWLHAQFDAVQVGKAGKAAVREASLAALRLGAGDIIVADLGDDPTQTATLAAFGKLLAWCRSQPDGQLLWDAGEAAERLGISPRTLWSLTKSSTIPSVKVGHLVRYCPTMLREWISANGCLTP from the coding sequence ATGCCAAAATCCAAACCGCTCGATACCGTGCCCCGCTTCGCGGCCTGGCTGCACGCACAATTCGACGCCGTGCAAGTTGGCAAAGCCGGCAAGGCGGCCGTCCGCGAAGCGTCGCTCGCCGCTCTCCGACTCGGTGCCGGCGACATTATAGTTGCCGATCTCGGCGACGATCCGACGCAAACCGCAACACTCGCCGCTTTCGGCAAGTTGCTCGCTTGGTGCCGATCGCAGCCCGATGGCCAGCTGCTTTGGGACGCCGGCGAGGCGGCAGAGCGGCTCGGCATCTCGCCGCGGACGCTCTGGTCTCTCACCAAATCAAGCACCATTCCGAGCGTGAAGGTTGGCCATCTCGTGCGCTACTGCCCGACGATGCTCCGCGAATGGATTTCTGCCAACGGATGCTTGACGCCATAG
- a CDS encoding phage tail length tape measure family protein, with product MLGVGVAGFGLGGMIEKAMQAQETQAKLAAVLRATGEAAGFNADGMEQIAKGLSSVTTFSREAAASAETVLATFSSIRGDNFEAAMKAAADLATVFNMDLSTAAEHLGRALENPADGLRALAKMGVQFSAQQKAVIQNLVDTGQVAKAQAEIIAAVNAKIGDSAVAAAKTAGGALKQLKNDYEDLAATMGKVVLPAVTAVAGSINGIAQASGAIGKVVQSLKSVGSKVLDFAPEIAEAAPAIGVVAAGLTEFVQASNEAYHASQAIAERAAEAHEAPIRAAKRYAEALREATEAASRLARKEDEEDAALIKRARSELSQQSTMAEVQNRLWKEQAELAHLLKSASTPYGGAVHQVTDAESVRMSQLMAAIPRLEKILEALRSNEAAGQFSESAKEAAEEAERQRRDMESHAASIRESIMTPLQRFQATLRELQTLVANHALDPMSAGLAGRAALENLARASMQHPVAAAALSQGSSEAYSAALRNSRNSAENPMLAVAQKQLDQMLKDATSFDQISQTLQNIAGQMGVSETVSM from the coding sequence ATGCTCGGCGTTGGCGTCGCCGGCTTCGGGCTCGGCGGGATGATCGAAAAGGCGATGCAAGCCCAAGAGACGCAAGCCAAACTGGCAGCCGTCTTGCGCGCCACCGGCGAGGCGGCCGGCTTCAATGCGGATGGCATGGAGCAGATTGCCAAAGGGCTATCCAGCGTCACGACGTTTTCCCGCGAGGCCGCTGCGTCCGCCGAAACCGTCCTGGCGACATTCAGCAGCATCCGCGGCGACAATTTCGAGGCGGCGATGAAGGCGGCCGCCGACTTGGCGACTGTGTTCAATATGGATTTGTCCACGGCCGCTGAACACCTCGGCCGGGCCCTGGAAAATCCGGCGGACGGTCTGCGAGCGCTCGCAAAAATGGGCGTGCAGTTCAGCGCGCAGCAAAAGGCCGTCATTCAAAATCTTGTGGACACCGGCCAAGTGGCCAAGGCCCAGGCGGAAATCATCGCCGCGGTCAACGCGAAGATTGGCGACTCCGCCGTGGCAGCCGCTAAGACGGCCGGGGGCGCATTGAAGCAACTCAAAAACGACTATGAAGACCTGGCCGCAACGATGGGAAAAGTAGTGCTCCCCGCCGTGACGGCGGTCGCAGGCTCGATCAACGGCATTGCGCAAGCGTCGGGCGCGATAGGCAAGGTGGTCCAGTCCCTGAAGTCGGTCGGCTCCAAAGTGTTGGACTTTGCACCCGAGATTGCGGAGGCCGCCCCCGCTATTGGAGTCGTGGCAGCCGGCTTGACCGAATTTGTGCAGGCGAGCAATGAGGCATACCACGCGTCTCAGGCTATTGCGGAACGCGCAGCCGAGGCACACGAAGCACCGATCAGAGCAGCAAAGCGTTATGCCGAGGCCTTGAGAGAAGCCACTGAGGCCGCGAGCCGTCTTGCACGCAAGGAGGATGAAGAGGACGCCGCTTTGATAAAGCGGGCGCGAAGTGAATTGAGTCAGCAATCGACTATGGCCGAAGTCCAAAATCGACTTTGGAAGGAACAAGCCGAGTTGGCACACTTGTTGAAATCGGCTAGTACCCCGTATGGGGGAGCTGTCCACCAAGTGACCGATGCCGAAAGCGTCCGCATGTCTCAATTGATGGCAGCCATTCCGCGACTCGAAAAAATCCTTGAAGCATTGCGATCCAACGAGGCCGCCGGACAATTCAGCGAGTCAGCCAAAGAGGCGGCCGAAGAGGCGGAGCGCCAGCGGCGCGACATGGAGAGCCACGCGGCTTCAATCCGCGAATCGATTATGACCCCTCTCCAAAGATTCCAGGCGACGCTTCGCGAGTTGCAAACGTTGGTGGCCAACCATGCCCTCGATCCGATGAGCGCCGGACTCGCTGGCCGCGCGGCGTTGGAAAATCTAGCGCGAGCTTCCATGCAACACCCCGTCGCTGCGGCCGCGCTCTCGCAAGGAAGTTCCGAAGCCTATTCGGCTGCCCTGCGTAACAGCCGCAATTCGGCCGAGAATCCAATGCTGGCGGTCGCCCAAAAACAGCTTGACCAAATGCTGAAAGACGCCACCAGCTTCGATCAAATATCACAGACGCTTCAAAATATCGCGGGCCAAATGGGCGTCAGTGAAACGGTCAGCATGTGA
- a CDS encoding HK97 family phage prohead protease — translation MLKKRTPAAWEGDSWNAELRNATKNTDLEFADLVEMPPTVRAAGGGHRAGGDWEFRTTFEGLSVRSAPERRGGGVELSGYGAVHNVLSADLGGFREMLAPGCFAPALANEDSDTLFLVDHDPSKLLGRRSAGTLQVWEDSHGLAFRDLLPDTELARSVSELVRRGDLNGCSFGFMVAARGDSWAYTGTQRIRTIQSLAGLSDVSVVACPAYPKTSVSLARPAMRANHFDGERLRLLEIARRS, via the coding sequence ATGCTTAAAAAACGGACTCCCGCTGCGTGGGAGGGCGATTCGTGGAACGCCGAATTGCGGAATGCGACCAAAAACACTGACCTGGAATTCGCCGATTTGGTCGAAATGCCGCCTACCGTCCGAGCGGCGGGAGGAGGCCACCGGGCCGGCGGTGACTGGGAGTTTCGCACAACGTTTGAAGGGCTCTCGGTCCGTTCGGCGCCCGAACGTCGCGGCGGCGGCGTCGAGCTGAGCGGCTACGGTGCGGTTCACAACGTCCTTTCTGCCGATCTCGGTGGGTTTCGGGAAATGCTCGCCCCGGGCTGTTTTGCCCCCGCGCTCGCGAATGAGGATTCCGATACTCTCTTCCTCGTAGATCACGATCCAAGCAAGCTGCTGGGGCGACGCTCCGCAGGCACCTTGCAAGTTTGGGAAGATTCGCACGGACTCGCTTTCCGCGACCTGCTGCCCGACACAGAGCTTGCACGCTCTGTTTCAGAGTTAGTGCGTAGAGGCGACCTGAACGGATGCAGTTTTGGCTTCATGGTCGCCGCGCGCGGCGACTCTTGGGCATACACGGGCACCCAGCGTATTAGAACGATTCAAAGCCTTGCTGGGCTAAGTGACGTTTCGGTAGTTGCATGCCCGGCATATCCCAAAACGTCGGTCTCGCTCGCTCGCCCAGCGATGCGTGCGAACCACTTCGACGGTGAACGTTTGCGACTTCTCGAAATCGCTCGCAGGAGTTGA
- a CDS encoding sigma factor-like helix-turn-helix DNA-binding protein — MAAAVYSEWTDEALLGEYGKNRCDGAFTELHRRNNPRLQRLLKWWFRFDAYTVDEVCQTTWIRIAKLADKPIDCFRGWLCHIGRLSGKNWLQCRSRGQRKKEIRSQAEFADARTPLPLDELIAREEISAIGAALAKLEPPQRAILESFYLDDMMAREACGTPDDRTDRPLEIVKKAKRAFVRALSPEKRITRGKTSPKNTRSDWLLRKKKLARSPARSYCDEASRFIEAALGHEEGDTAQAIGRLDYRLQSVAAMHFIDGLSDREISSRLNIHRYTVVRRLQKAKTALGRLVDGTAPETMKMILDPQLQSVAAMHFRDGLSLREIARRLGITAATASKRLRKAKLAMQSSAATAA, encoded by the coding sequence ATGGCGGCCGCTGTCTATTCCGAATGGACTGACGAAGCGTTGCTCGGCGAGTATGGCAAGAATCGGTGCGATGGGGCGTTCACCGAATTGCACCGGCGGAATAACCCAAGACTTCAGCGTCTCTTGAAATGGTGGTTTCGCTTCGACGCTTACACCGTGGACGAGGTGTGCCAAACGACGTGGATCAGGATTGCAAAACTCGCTGACAAGCCGATCGATTGCTTCCGCGGGTGGCTCTGCCACATCGGCCGCTTGTCTGGCAAGAATTGGCTTCAATGCCGATCGAGGGGCCAGCGCAAAAAAGAGATTCGCAGCCAAGCCGAGTTTGCGGATGCTCGCACGCCGCTGCCTCTGGACGAACTGATCGCGCGTGAGGAAATCTCCGCCATTGGCGCCGCGTTGGCAAAGCTTGAGCCGCCCCAGCGGGCGATTCTCGAATCGTTCTACCTCGATGATATGATGGCCCGCGAGGCGTGCGGGACGCCTGACGATCGCACCGACCGGCCGCTTGAGATCGTCAAAAAAGCCAAGCGCGCATTCGTTCGGGCACTTTCGCCCGAAAAGAGAATCACCCGTGGCAAGACATCGCCGAAAAACACGCGTAGCGACTGGTTGCTCAGAAAAAAGAAGCTCGCGCGGAGCCCCGCACGATCGTATTGCGACGAGGCGTCGCGGTTCATAGAAGCCGCTCTAGGCCACGAGGAAGGCGACACCGCGCAAGCGATCGGTCGGCTCGATTATCGCTTGCAATCAGTGGCCGCGATGCACTTCATCGACGGATTGTCCGACCGCGAAATCTCGTCCCGGCTGAACATCCACAGATACACCGTCGTCAGACGATTGCAGAAGGCGAAGACGGCTCTTGGGCGCCTCGTCGATGGCACCGCACCTGAAACAATGAAGATGATCCTCGACCCCCAACTGCAATCAGTGGCCGCGATGCACTTCCGCGATGGGCTATCACTTCGCGAAATTGCACGACGGCTAGGTATAACGGCCGCGACGGCGTCCAAGCGACTGCGGAAAGCGAAGCTGGCGATGCAGTCTTCCGCAGCGACGGCGGCATGA
- a CDS encoding phage/plasmid primase, P4 family, whose protein sequence is MTGRNASSTNPATWASFDDAVSACERLGCDGVGYVFAEHDSFCGIDLDACHDPATGKLTLWAQSIVKGLGGYCEVSPSGYGVKIFVRAKPRPGHSVFKPKNVPTFGSKSPEVAIYGSGRFFCITGQRYAESPATIEDRQRELDALCSELWPVGLTPAASPPTTLPPATAELGEWFATLVNRCANALAGERSQTDFALAAECSRRGLDVEAVWPLVESIGKFAEGGRRYFDLTWRKAAEAVAASRLGLLEIEGRNDLANAKRFVAWLEARHGLIVRYCDSWRRWLIFDGRRWATDEVRAIESLAKQYSVSLWEAYRRLDHKAIDDKALREVRSFIRATNGATGIANFLALARSEPSVAIRAEELDADSWLFNCENGTLNLRTGELRPHRREDYITQLCPVPYDPGATCPRFDQFLQEIFAASEALIAFVQRLCGYFLTGSVREQKLPIWHGLGGNGKSILMELLLFIFGSYGLKAPAKLLMAGRDRHPTEIAALFRKRAAFCSETDENGRLDEAIVKSLTGGDRITARRLYQDFTEFDPTHKLVLVTNHRPAIRGSDNAIWRRIQLVPFNVTIEEARQNKDLSKELVQEAPGVLAWLVRGCLEWQRKGLNAPPEARQATDAYKADENILGGFIDECCTVSVDEEAGASELLSAYRDLEGNPAMTPKQFATLLRSRGFRSSRYTTGPHKGRIRWHGIRLRVKEGEEE, encoded by the coding sequence ATGACTGGTCGGAACGCGTCCAGCACAAATCCCGCGACGTGGGCTAGCTTCGACGACGCCGTTTCCGCTTGCGAGCGGCTCGGCTGCGATGGCGTGGGCTACGTGTTCGCCGAACACGATTCGTTTTGCGGGATCGACCTGGACGCCTGCCACGATCCGGCAACGGGCAAACTGACACTATGGGCGCAGTCGATCGTCAAAGGGCTCGGCGGCTACTGTGAAGTGTCGCCGAGTGGATACGGCGTCAAGATTTTCGTGCGAGCAAAGCCGCGACCGGGCCATTCGGTTTTCAAGCCGAAGAACGTGCCGACGTTCGGCTCCAAATCGCCTGAGGTGGCCATCTACGGCAGCGGCCGATTTTTCTGCATCACCGGCCAGCGATATGCCGAGTCGCCGGCTACGATCGAAGATCGGCAACGCGAACTCGACGCGCTCTGCAGCGAATTATGGCCTGTGGGACTGACGCCGGCCGCCTCGCCACCGACCACCTTGCCGCCTGCGACGGCGGAACTTGGCGAATGGTTCGCCACGCTCGTCAATCGATGCGCGAACGCTTTGGCGGGCGAGCGCAGCCAAACCGATTTCGCGCTAGCTGCGGAATGCAGCCGTCGCGGCCTTGATGTGGAAGCCGTCTGGCCGCTGGTCGAGTCGATCGGAAAATTCGCCGAAGGCGGCCGACGATATTTCGATCTGACGTGGAGAAAGGCCGCCGAAGCAGTGGCCGCATCGCGGCTCGGCTTGCTCGAAATTGAAGGTAGAAACGACCTCGCTAATGCAAAGCGGTTTGTCGCCTGGCTTGAAGCGCGGCACGGGCTGATCGTCCGGTACTGCGATTCCTGGCGGCGATGGTTGATCTTCGACGGCCGCCGCTGGGCCACCGATGAGGTTCGGGCAATCGAATCGCTCGCGAAGCAATACTCCGTTTCGCTTTGGGAAGCGTATCGTCGGCTCGATCACAAGGCGATAGACGACAAAGCGCTCCGCGAGGTGCGGAGCTTCATTCGGGCGACTAACGGAGCGACCGGGATCGCAAACTTTCTTGCGTTGGCTCGCAGTGAGCCCAGCGTTGCCATTCGAGCGGAGGAATTGGACGCCGATTCGTGGTTGTTCAATTGTGAGAACGGCACGCTCAATCTGCGAACAGGTGAACTCCGACCCCATCGACGCGAAGATTACATCACGCAATTGTGCCCGGTGCCATACGACCCGGGCGCAACGTGTCCAAGATTCGATCAATTCCTACAAGAAATCTTCGCGGCGTCGGAAGCGCTGATCGCGTTCGTGCAAAGATTGTGCGGTTATTTTTTGACCGGCTCCGTCCGCGAACAAAAACTGCCGATCTGGCACGGACTCGGTGGGAACGGAAAAAGCATCCTGATGGAATTGTTGCTTTTCATTTTCGGCAGCTACGGATTGAAGGCGCCTGCAAAGCTACTTATGGCGGGCCGCGATAGGCATCCGACCGAGATAGCTGCATTGTTTCGCAAGCGGGCCGCATTCTGCTCTGAGACTGATGAGAATGGCCGGCTGGACGAGGCAATCGTCAAAAGCCTGACGGGCGGCGATCGGATAACCGCTCGCCGACTATATCAGGACTTCACGGAATTCGATCCAACGCACAAGCTCGTGCTGGTAACCAACCACCGGCCAGCGATCCGCGGCAGCGACAATGCAATTTGGCGACGAATTCAGCTTGTGCCGTTCAATGTGACGATCGAGGAAGCGCGGCAGAACAAAGATTTGAGCAAGGAACTAGTCCAAGAGGCGCCTGGCGTGTTGGCGTGGCTCGTTCGCGGTTGTTTGGAGTGGCAGCGGAAAGGGCTCAATGCACCGCCGGAAGCGAGACAGGCGACTGACGCGTATAAGGCAGACGAAAATATATTAGGTGGCTTCATTGATGAATGCTGTACTGTGAGTGTCGATGAGGAAGCCGGCGCGTCAGAGTTGCTCTCGGCATACCGCGACTTGGAAGGCAACCCAGCGATGACTCCGAAACAATTTGCGACGCTGCTCCGCAGCCGCGGCTTTAGGAGCAGTCGATATACAACCGGACCTCACAAGGGGCGCATCCGGTGGCATGGAATCAGGCTGCGAGTGAAAGAAGGTGAAGAGGAGTGA